One Theropithecus gelada isolate Dixy chromosome 3, Tgel_1.0, whole genome shotgun sequence genomic window carries:
- the LOC112621842 gene encoding keratin-associated protein 20-2: MCYYVSYYGSLGYGYGGLGYSYDCGCGYGHGYGGLGCGYGCGCGYGGYGYGCCRPSCYGRYRSCGFY; this comes from the coding sequence ATGTGCTACTATGTCAGCTACTATGGCAGTCTGGGTTATGGCTATGGAGGCCTGGGCTATAGCTATGACTGTGGCTGTGGTTATGGCCATGGCTATGGAGGCCTGGGCTGTGGCtatggctgtggctgtggctatGGCGGCTATGGATATGGCTGCTGCCGCCCATCTTGCTATGGAAGATACAGGTCCTGTGGCTTCTACTGA